One part of the Pandoraea faecigallinarum genome encodes these proteins:
- a CDS encoding lipopolysaccharide biosynthesis protein, translating into MNRTQTPSGKTGASMIRGSAISLGVRLLDLPSRYGFHLLIAAALGVVETGNFYIVFSTMVALAGFGRLGIDQALTRQLAMDVASGQYGAVRPAIRRALWHVFLASAAISILLAGGAALFANDILRKPALVVPLMLGALSFVPQNLGAAMAGALAGLQRVGFSQMIYSWLWPAIFCVAATPLAATGRLTVANTLVLTAASFTVAAIVGAVLLRRSLREVPHRGAHDTAAEPGYAAVLGLLKSGLSLFSLELTKLLITSAPAIVLGIVASSRETGLFALAWRLALVVNILISGVTGMAAPRFASLYARQDIAALERSAAQAIGLVLCLALPVTLGMLIVPQFLLGLFGHGFDDGASALRVLALGQITAACFTAMPELLGMTAHTRALMRVNAASVVVLLAGLAVLAPMGGSTGASVAASLAIAVNGAAAAWAARRLLGVSPFTVLWRWTAGRLVKR; encoded by the coding sequence ATGAACCGGACGCAGACCCCGTCGGGCAAGACCGGCGCTTCCATGATCCGCGGCAGCGCGATCAGCCTCGGGGTGCGTCTGCTGGACTTGCCCAGCCGCTACGGCTTTCACCTGTTGATCGCTGCGGCGCTCGGTGTCGTCGAGACCGGCAACTTCTACATCGTGTTCAGCACGATGGTGGCGCTCGCGGGCTTCGGGCGTCTGGGCATCGATCAGGCGCTCACACGTCAACTGGCGATGGACGTCGCATCCGGGCAATACGGCGCGGTGCGTCCGGCGATCCGGCGCGCGCTGTGGCATGTCTTTCTCGCGTCGGCGGCCATCTCGATTCTGCTGGCAGGCGGCGCGGCGCTCTTTGCCAACGACATTCTCCGCAAGCCGGCGCTGGTCGTGCCGCTCATGCTCGGCGCACTCTCATTCGTTCCGCAGAACCTGGGCGCGGCCATGGCCGGTGCGCTCGCAGGGTTGCAGCGCGTCGGCTTCAGTCAGATGATTTATTCGTGGCTGTGGCCGGCGATCTTCTGCGTGGCCGCAACGCCGTTGGCGGCGACGGGCAGACTGACGGTGGCCAATACACTGGTTCTGACAGCCGCGAGTTTTACCGTCGCGGCCATCGTCGGCGCGGTGTTGCTGCGGCGGTCCCTGCGCGAGGTGCCGCATCGCGGCGCGCATGACACCGCCGCAGAGCCGGGATATGCGGCGGTGCTCGGCCTCTTGAAGTCGGGCCTGTCGCTCTTCTCGCTGGAACTGACCAAGCTGCTGATCACCTCGGCCCCCGCCATTGTGCTGGGGATCGTTGCGTCGTCGCGCGAGACCGGGTTGTTTGCGCTCGCATGGCGTCTCGCACTCGTCGTCAATATTCTGATCAGCGGCGTGACAGGCATGGCCGCGCCGCGATTCGCGAGTCTGTACGCGCGTCAGGACATCGCGGCCTTGGAGCGCAGCGCGGCACAGGCAATCGGACTGGTGCTGTGCCTCGCGCTGCCGGTGACGCTCGGCATGCTGATCGTCCCGCAGTTCCTGCTCGGACTGTTCGGCCACGGCTTCGACGACGGCGCAAGCGCGCTGCGCGTGCTCGCACTCGGTCAGATCACTGCGGCCTGTTTTACGGCGATGCCGGAACTGCTCGGCATGACGGCACATACGCGCGCCCTCATGCGGGTCAATGCCGCTTCGGTCGTGGTGTTGTTGGCGGGGTTGGCGGTGCTCGCGCCGATGGGCGGGAGCACCGGGGCGTCGGTGGCCGCATCGCTGGCGATTGCCGTAAATGGCGCCGCTGCCGCATGGGCGGCCCGCCGTTTGCTGGGCGTGTCGCCGTTCACAGTCCTCTGGCGCTGGACGGCGGGGCGTCTGGTGAAGCGCTAA
- a CDS encoding NAD-dependent epimerase/dehydratase family protein codes for MKSRILVTGATGFIGRHIVNALAASDWATPVAASRRANHGMRAVDALSAASLSAALADVDGVVNCVAGSPDAIVANARALREALDARSTPIPAVHFSSMAVYGSAEGHVDESAALAGTSPYGIAKVEAEQALAGLSCVTVLRPGCVYGGGSPQWSGRIAELLCAGRLGDLGAAGDAHSNLVHVDDVVKAALGALRHPEAGGQAYNLAMADAPRWNDYFIAYAMALGATPVRRIGGRRLKIETKLVAPALKIAEILGRKIGLKGLPPPLPPSLARLWQQDICLDASRAATTFGLAWTPWRDAVKAEAARGSDRLSASPDAPPSSARGL; via the coding sequence ATGAAATCACGCATTCTCGTTACCGGCGCGACCGGGTTTATCGGCCGCCATATCGTCAACGCCCTTGCCGCCAGCGACTGGGCAACGCCCGTCGCCGCGTCGCGCCGCGCGAACCACGGCATGCGCGCTGTCGACGCGCTGTCGGCAGCGTCGCTGAGCGCCGCCCTCGCAGACGTCGATGGCGTGGTGAACTGTGTCGCCGGTTCGCCGGACGCCATCGTGGCGAACGCGCGTGCGTTGCGCGAAGCGCTGGACGCCCGAAGCACGCCCATCCCGGCCGTGCACTTCAGCTCGATGGCCGTCTACGGGAGCGCGGAAGGTCATGTCGACGAATCCGCCGCCCTCGCCGGCACCAGTCCTTACGGCATCGCCAAGGTCGAAGCGGAGCAGGCGCTCGCGGGATTGTCTTGCGTGACGGTGCTGCGCCCGGGCTGCGTCTACGGCGGCGGCAGCCCGCAGTGGTCCGGGCGCATTGCGGAGCTGCTGTGCGCGGGCCGCCTCGGCGACCTCGGCGCGGCGGGCGACGCGCACAGCAACCTCGTGCACGTGGACGATGTCGTGAAGGCGGCACTCGGCGCGCTGCGCCACCCCGAGGCAGGCGGACAGGCTTACAACCTCGCCATGGCCGACGCGCCGCGATGGAACGACTACTTCATCGCGTACGCCATGGCGCTGGGTGCAACACCGGTCAGGCGCATTGGCGGGCGTCGTCTGAAAATAGAAACGAAACTCGTCGCGCCCGCGCTCAAGATCGCCGAGATTCTGGGGCGCAAGATCGGTTTGAAGGGACTGCCGCCGCCGCTGCCGCCGTCGCTCGCGCGACTTTGGCAGCAGGACATCTGCCTCGATGCGAGCCGCGCCGCCACCACGTTCGGACTTGCGTGGACACCCTGGCGCGACGCCGTCAAGGCGGAAGCCGCCCGCGGCAGCGACCGGCTTAGCGCTTCACCAGACGCCCCGCCGTCCAGCGCCAGAGGACTGTGA